Proteins from a genomic interval of Gordonia sp. SL306:
- a CDS encoding RNA polymerase sigma factor produces MADTAGSAIARLAREESGRVLALLAARFDDVDLADDCVQDALLQAAETWPTRGVPDNPPAWLYTVARNRIVDQLRLRASRRRRLSAAAPELLAESEPSTGPELIVDDRELDDERLRLLLLCAHPALDRDAQVALTLRLVGGLTTAEIAAAFLVPERTLAQRIVRAKRKIRDARIPLTIPADIDGRVGVLLGVLYLIFNEGYLSRGATPSLVRLDLADEAIRLTGQLIELIPEKGEAHGLLALELFHRARFGARRDVAGDLVVLSEQDRSHWDATMIDRGRTVLQTAVACPGVGVYRIQAIIAALHAGAETAADTDWAAIVDLYRMLERIDPGPVVALNRAIAVSMVDGPETGLAEVDAIDGLMDYHLWHAARGELLYRAGDPTAAAEAFRNALSLADNPVEQRHLRSRIDMCTAVGADSGTQGSAE; encoded by the coding sequence GTGGCCGACACCGCAGGATCGGCCATTGCGCGTCTGGCACGCGAGGAGAGCGGGCGTGTGCTCGCTCTCCTCGCTGCCCGCTTCGACGACGTCGACCTCGCCGATGACTGTGTCCAGGACGCGCTGTTGCAGGCCGCCGAGACCTGGCCGACCCGCGGTGTCCCCGACAATCCGCCTGCGTGGCTCTACACAGTCGCGCGCAATCGGATCGTCGACCAACTGCGTCTGCGTGCGTCCCGCCGACGTCGGCTCTCTGCGGCCGCACCTGAACTGCTGGCCGAGAGCGAGCCGTCCACCGGACCGGAACTCATCGTCGACGACCGCGAGCTCGATGACGAACGCCTCCGGCTGCTGTTGCTGTGCGCACACCCGGCACTGGATCGCGATGCGCAGGTCGCCTTGACCCTACGGCTCGTCGGAGGTCTCACCACCGCCGAGATCGCTGCTGCCTTCCTTGTGCCGGAACGTACTCTCGCACAACGGATCGTCCGCGCCAAGCGCAAGATTCGCGACGCGCGGATCCCACTCACCATCCCGGCCGACATCGATGGCCGCGTCGGTGTGTTGCTGGGGGTGCTCTACCTGATCTTCAACGAGGGGTATCTGTCCAGGGGCGCAACGCCGTCACTCGTCCGGCTCGACCTGGCTGACGAGGCGATCCGGTTGACCGGACAGTTGATCGAGCTCATCCCGGAAAAGGGTGAGGCCCATGGCCTCCTCGCGCTCGAACTGTTCCATCGAGCTCGGTTCGGCGCGCGGCGCGACGTCGCCGGTGACCTCGTCGTGCTGTCGGAGCAGGACCGAAGTCATTGGGATGCAACGATGATCGACCGCGGGCGCACGGTGTTGCAGACCGCCGTGGCATGTCCGGGTGTCGGCGTCTACCGCATTCAGGCGATCATCGCCGCGTTGCACGCCGGCGCCGAGACGGCAGCCGACACCGACTGGGCCGCCATCGTCGATCTGTACCGCATGCTGGAGCGCATCGATCCCGGCCCGGTGGTCGCCCTGAACCGAGCCATCGCGGTGTCGATGGTCGACGGCCCGGAGACCGGACTGGCCGAGGTCGATGCGATCGACGGGCTCATGGATTACCACCTGTGGCATGCCGCGCGGGGCGAGCTCCTCTACCGGGCCGGTGATCCGACAGCGGCCGCCGAGGCGTTCCGTAATGCACTCTCGTTGGCCGACAATCCGGTCGAACAGCGCCACCTGCGAAGCCGCATCGACATGTGCACTGCGGTGGGAGCGGACTCGGGGACACAGGGCTCGGCGGAATGA
- a CDS encoding Lrp/AsnC family transcriptional regulator, with protein MRQLDELDEKVLACLARDARATFAQVGDEVGLSAPAVKRRVDRLLGDGVIKGFTAVIDPQAMQWTTEAYVQVSCRGNISPESLKAAWEPIPEVVSAATITGQADAILRVRARDVRHLEQALERIRSAGPVDHSESIIVLSQLIDRGHP; from the coding sequence TTGCGTCAGCTGGATGAACTGGACGAAAAGGTGCTCGCCTGCCTGGCCAGGGATGCCCGGGCCACCTTTGCGCAGGTCGGTGACGAGGTGGGGCTGTCGGCGCCCGCGGTGAAGCGACGCGTCGATCGGCTTCTCGGCGACGGCGTGATCAAGGGGTTCACCGCGGTCATCGATCCGCAGGCGATGCAGTGGACCACCGAGGCCTATGTGCAGGTGTCCTGTCGGGGCAACATCTCGCCGGAGTCGCTGAAGGCGGCGTGGGAGCCGATCCCGGAAGTGGTCAGCGCCGCGACCATCACCGGTCAGGCGGACGCGATCCTCCGGGTTCGCGCTCGCGACGTCCGCCATCTGGAGCAGGCGCTGGAACGCATTCGCAGCGCGGGGCCGGTGGACCATTCCGAGTCCATCATCGTGCTTAGTCAGCTCATCGACCGCGGGCACCCGTGA
- the rocD gene encoding ornithine--oxo-acid transaminase, whose protein sequence is MTLTSPVLAPVARVPRLRTYAMTPPVHFTVSYAINPWMDPSTPVDTDLAIAQWLRLRETYESLGHRVHIVDPYPGLPDMVYAANGGLSIGGHTIAARFAFPERGPEGDLYAAWFDGNGLGPVHRTVGIQEGEGDFLVVGERILAGTGFRSHRDTHDEVSTITGLPVVTLELVDPRFYHLDTALGVLDDENIAYYPPAFSPASRTLLSTLFPNAIVATDGDAAALGLNLVSDGRHVVMTDAAPHLTELLRAAGYETIAIDLSELLKGGGGIKCCTLELRGIDKEVLVSPPAVSPPAGPLPAEPHVAHNYSPLPVTAATAQGAWITDIDGRRFLDCLGAYSAVNFGHRNPRIVAAATAQLERITLTSRAFRSDRLEPFCAALAALCGKEMVLPMNTGAEAVESAIKVGRKWGYDVKGVPDGQAKIVVADGNFHGRTISIVSFSDDPDARNGFGPYTPGFVRVPYGDAAAMSAALDDNTVAVLLEPIQGEAGIIVPPDDYLPRVRALCTQRDVLMIADEIQSGLGRTGKTLAVEHWDVEADLYTLGKALGGGILPVSAVVADRDILGVLHPGEHGSTFGGNPLAAAVGHTVVDMLTEGTWQARAADLGGHLHARLQDLIGQGVVAVRGLGLWAGIDVEPSVGTGKDICLRLAERGVLAKDTHGSTLRLAPPLVITEAEIDWAVDQLAEVVGSAG, encoded by the coding sequence ATGACGCTGACGAGCCCTGTTCTCGCTCCGGTCGCCCGGGTACCCCGGCTACGGACCTATGCCATGACGCCGCCAGTCCACTTCACGGTCAGCTACGCGATCAATCCGTGGATGGATCCGTCGACACCCGTGGACACCGACCTTGCGATCGCTCAGTGGCTCCGCCTGCGAGAGACCTACGAATCGCTCGGTCATCGTGTCCACATCGTCGATCCATACCCGGGCCTCCCCGACATGGTCTACGCCGCCAACGGCGGTCTCAGCATCGGCGGGCACACGATCGCAGCCCGCTTCGCCTTTCCCGAACGCGGACCCGAGGGCGATCTCTACGCGGCCTGGTTCGACGGGAACGGTCTCGGTCCGGTTCATCGGACGGTCGGCATCCAGGAAGGTGAGGGCGATTTCCTGGTCGTCGGGGAGCGCATCCTCGCCGGAACGGGTTTTCGGAGCCACCGTGACACCCACGACGAGGTCTCGACGATCACCGGTCTGCCGGTCGTGACGCTCGAGCTGGTCGATCCGCGGTTCTATCACCTCGACACGGCTCTCGGGGTGCTCGACGACGAGAACATCGCGTACTACCCACCCGCGTTCTCGCCGGCCTCGCGAACGCTGCTGAGCACGTTGTTCCCGAACGCCATCGTCGCCACCGATGGCGATGCCGCGGCCCTCGGCCTGAACCTCGTCTCCGACGGCCGCCACGTCGTGATGACCGATGCGGCGCCACACCTCACGGAGTTGCTGCGCGCTGCCGGCTACGAAACGATCGCGATCGATCTCTCCGAACTGCTCAAAGGCGGCGGCGGCATCAAATGCTGCACCCTAGAATTGAGAGGCATCGACAAGGAGGTCCTGGTGTCCCCTCCCGCCGTGTCCCCTCCTGCTGGACCCCTTCCCGCCGAGCCCCATGTCGCGCACAACTATTCACCGCTGCCGGTCACCGCGGCGACCGCGCAGGGCGCCTGGATCACCGACATCGACGGGCGACGTTTTCTCGACTGCCTCGGCGCGTACTCGGCCGTCAACTTCGGCCACCGCAATCCCCGGATCGTCGCCGCGGCGACGGCCCAGCTCGAACGCATCACGTTGACCAGCCGGGCGTTCCGATCCGACCGGCTCGAGCCCTTCTGCGCGGCGCTCGCAGCACTTTGCGGCAAGGAGATGGTCCTGCCGATGAACACCGGCGCCGAAGCCGTCGAGTCGGCGATCAAGGTGGGCCGCAAGTGGGGCTACGACGTCAAGGGCGTACCGGACGGCCAGGCGAAGATCGTGGTCGCCGACGGCAACTTCCACGGCCGCACCATCAGCATCGTGAGCTTCAGCGACGACCCCGACGCGCGAAACGGATTCGGCCCGTACACACCGGGATTCGTGCGTGTGCCCTACGGCGACGCGGCGGCGATGTCGGCCGCCCTCGACGACAACACGGTGGCCGTCCTGCTCGAACCGATTCAGGGGGAAGCCGGCATCATCGTGCCGCCGGACGACTACCTGCCGCGCGTCCGCGCGCTCTGCACCCAGCGCGATGTCCTGATGATCGCCGACGAGATCCAGTCCGGGCTCGGCCGGACCGGAAAGACGCTCGCCGTGGAGCACTGGGACGTGGAGGCTGACCTCTACACCCTGGGCAAGGCTCTCGGCGGTGGCATCCTGCCGGTGTCCGCCGTGGTGGCCGACCGGGACATCCTCGGCGTCCTGCACCCCGGCGAGCACGGCTCCACCTTCGGCGGAAACCCGCTCGCCGCGGCCGTCGGTCACACGGTCGTCGACATGCTCACCGAGGGCACCTGGCAGGCACGCGCTGCCGACCTCGGCGGCCACCTGCACGCCCGGCTGCAGGACTTGATCGGACAGGGCGTGGTGGCGGTCCGCGGCCTCGGCCTGTGGGCCGGGATCGACGTCGAACCGTCGGTGGGCACGGGAAAGGACATCTGTCTCCGGTTGGCCGAGCGCGGGGTGCTCGCGAAGGACACACACGGCTCGACGCTCCGACTCGCGCCGCCACTGGTGATCACCGAGGCGGAGATCGATTGGGCAGTCGATCAGCTGGCGGAGGTCGTAGGCTCGGCAGGGTGA
- a CDS encoding SGNH/GDSL hydrolase family protein — translation MRHVVRPRFALITALGIVFLTLLHVVIAPVTAAAGEPVHYVALGDSRAASPTVATQIIGCGRSSVAYPNQLTGLIHTTTFRSVACAGAKAQNITTTPQLRSQGFVPPQIDALRPDTDLVTISIGGNDTDWGNISRVCFVPIPGVDAHCRSNAWYHSAIRNALEPLDDRVDAVVRAVRKRSPSATVVIVGQGGYFGDRGCFPENPASSADLAFIRRDFFGPYNDILRRVAERHRAAFVDVEAESTGHDACADDEKWFEGYVTSSEYLGFHPNLAGNKAIARMIANRLPSTITGARGR, via the coding sequence ATGCGTCACGTCGTGCGACCCCGATTCGCACTGATCACAGCACTCGGCATCGTTTTCCTCACCCTCCTCCACGTGGTCATCGCGCCCGTGACGGCCGCTGCCGGTGAACCGGTGCACTATGTGGCACTGGGTGATTCGCGGGCCGCGAGCCCGACCGTCGCGACTCAGATCATCGGCTGCGGCCGATCATCCGTCGCCTACCCCAATCAGCTGACGGGACTCATCCACACCACGACCTTCCGGTCGGTGGCGTGCGCGGGAGCGAAGGCCCAGAACATCACCACCACGCCCCAACTGCGGTCGCAGGGCTTCGTCCCACCTCAGATCGATGCGCTGCGCCCCGACACCGACCTCGTGACCATCTCGATCGGCGGCAACGACACGGACTGGGGAAACATCTCCCGAGTGTGCTTCGTCCCGATCCCGGGCGTCGACGCGCACTGCCGGTCCAACGCCTGGTATCACTCCGCCATCCGCAACGCACTCGAGCCCCTCGACGATCGGGTCGACGCGGTGGTGCGCGCGGTCCGGAAGCGGTCTCCCTCCGCCACCGTCGTGATCGTCGGGCAGGGTGGCTATTTCGGCGATCGCGGTTGTTTTCCGGAGAATCCGGCGAGCTCCGCCGATCTCGCCTTCATCCGCCGGGACTTCTTCGGCCCATACAACGACATCCTGCGACGTGTCGCCGAACGTCACCGTGCGGCCTTCGTCGACGTCGAGGCCGAATCGACCGGACACGACGCCTGCGCCGATGACGAGAAGTGGTTCGAGGGCTACGTGACGTCGAGCGAGTACCTCGGATTCCATCCGAACCTGGCGGGCAACAAGGCGATCGCCCGCATGATCGCGAACCGACTCCCGTCGACCATCACGGGTGCCCGCGGTCGATGA
- a CDS encoding 3-deoxy-7-phosphoheptulonate synthase, protein MTTIPDLTAASTSDRRIKSFRSIPSPDTIRSELPLTARRAVSVQNDRDEIADILAGRDDRLLVVVGPCSVHDPVAALDYARRLAPLAKDYADRLKIVMRVYFEKPRTTVGWKGLINDPGMDGTFDVERGLRMARSLLLDIIDLGLPVGCEFLEPTSPQYIADTVAWGAIGARTTESQVHRQLASGLSMPIGFKNGTDGNVQVAIDGVKAAAAQHVFFGVDDFGHGSVVETAGNDDCHVILRGGTGGPNFDAESIANAVGALAKSSLPQRVMIDCSHANSGKDHVRQAEVADELADAIRTHRRAGETVPISGVMLESFLEPGAQSSDARPLTYGQSVTDKCMGWEASVAVLATLAQS, encoded by the coding sequence GTGACCACCATTCCCGACTTGACTGCCGCATCGACCTCCGATCGTCGGATCAAGTCCTTCCGTTCCATCCCGTCGCCGGACACGATTCGCAGTGAACTGCCGCTGACAGCACGACGTGCCGTCAGCGTTCAGAATGATCGCGACGAGATCGCCGACATCCTCGCCGGCCGTGACGACCGTCTGCTCGTCGTGGTGGGCCCGTGTTCGGTGCACGACCCGGTGGCGGCGCTCGACTACGCGCGACGCCTGGCGCCATTGGCGAAGGACTACGCCGACCGGCTGAAGATCGTGATGCGCGTCTACTTCGAGAAGCCGCGCACCACCGTCGGATGGAAGGGACTCATCAACGATCCGGGGATGGACGGGACCTTCGACGTCGAACGTGGACTGCGGATGGCGCGTTCGCTGCTGCTGGACATCATCGACCTCGGACTACCCGTCGGGTGCGAGTTCCTGGAACCGACCAGCCCGCAATACATCGCGGACACCGTCGCGTGGGGTGCCATCGGGGCGCGCACCACGGAGTCGCAGGTCCATCGCCAACTCGCATCGGGTTTGTCCATGCCGATCGGGTTCAAGAACGGCACCGACGGCAACGTCCAGGTGGCGATCGACGGCGTGAAAGCCGCAGCGGCGCAGCATGTCTTCTTCGGGGTCGACGACTTCGGCCACGGATCCGTGGTGGAGACCGCGGGTAACGACGACTGTCACGTGATCCTGCGCGGTGGTACCGGCGGGCCGAACTTCGACGCCGAGTCGATCGCGAACGCTGTCGGTGCACTCGCGAAATCGTCACTGCCGCAGCGGGTGATGATCGATTGTTCGCACGCCAACTCCGGCAAGGATCACGTTCGCCAGGCCGAAGTCGCCGATGAACTCGCCGACGCGATCCGCACACACCGGCGGGCGGGCGAGACCGTACCGATCAGCGGAGTCATGCTGGAGAGCTTCCTCGAGCCGGGTGCGCAGTCGTCGGATGCCCGGCCGTTGACCTACGGCCAGTCGGTCACCGACAAATGCATGGGGTGGGAAGCCAGTGTCGCCGTGCTGGCGACGCTTGCCCAGAGCTGA
- a CDS encoding histidine phosphatase family protein, with the protein MTDDRGAADIPTNRRVLLVRHGQTEWSLTDRHTGRTDIDLTPRGEEDARALAGIADRLGLVAPYVFASPRRRAQRTAELGGLVVDEVDDRFAEWDYGDYEGLTRAQIHADGDRDWTIWTHGGPHGESVDDMTRRVDGAVELVEQRLAESDVIIVSHGHFSRSFVCRFLGWPIGQGAAIDLRPAGAALLMQLGRDRRLCALVGPEGAAATHLAL; encoded by the coding sequence GTGACCGACGACCGAGGCGCTGCAGACATCCCGACGAACCGACGAGTGCTCCTCGTCCGGCACGGGCAGACCGAATGGTCGCTGACCGACCGGCACACCGGGCGCACCGACATCGATCTCACCCCGCGCGGCGAGGAGGACGCTCGCGCCCTCGCCGGCATCGCCGACCGCCTCGGCCTCGTCGCCCCGTATGTCTTCGCCTCACCCCGACGACGTGCGCAACGGACTGCCGAACTCGGTGGGCTGGTTGTCGACGAGGTCGATGATCGCTTCGCCGAGTGGGATTACGGGGACTACGAGGGCCTCACCCGCGCACAGATCCACGCGGACGGCGATCGCGACTGGACCATCTGGACACACGGCGGGCCACACGGCGAATCCGTCGACGACATGACCCGCCGAGTCGACGGCGCAGTCGAGCTCGTCGAGCAACGCCTGGCGGAGTCCGACGTGATCATCGTGTCCCACGGGCACTTCTCGCGGTCGTTCGTCTGCCGATTCCTGGGCTGGCCGATCGGGCAGGGCGCCGCGATCGATCTACGACCCGCAGGCGCGGCACTGCTCATGCAGCTGGGCCGGGATCGACGACTGTGCGCGCTGGTCGGACCGGAAGGTGCCGCAGCCACTCACCTCGCGCTCTGA